In Mytilus edulis chromosome 6, xbMytEdul2.2, whole genome shotgun sequence, the following proteins share a genomic window:
- the LOC139526055 gene encoding uncharacterized protein: MYLKSHNMMFPYFTVCIWCSQILFTSSSMEDSKRLLLNDPDVVAARLHQLEVTQQSFLKTITKMNATITDLKQSLSVMQGHGSTYVRWGRTSCAGSNGELIYSGYTAGQYYASPLGGPANTLCLPNNPEIPTSSYTYHTIDLYGTEYETNYFRNNSQDEDMPCALCRNNGSSSSVMIPGRRTCYAGWNVEYTGMLAAGSHSHSASNFICVDNDPEYIRSGKASDNGHLMYVVNTKCGSLPCPPYEENRQVYCVVCSK, translated from the exons atgtatttaaaatcacaCAACATGATGTTTCCTTATTTTACTGTTTGTATATGGTGCAGTCAAATTTTATTCACATCTTCCTCTATGGAAGATTCGAAACGACTGCTACTAAATGACCCGGATGTGGTAGCAGCACGATTGCACCAGTTGGAGGTCACGCAACAATCGTTCCTCAAAACCATTACGAAAATGAATGCAACAATTACAGATTTGAAGCAGAGTCTGTCAGTAATGCAAG GGCATGGTTCAACCTACGTTAGATGGGGACGAACTAGCTGTGCCGGTTCCAATGGTGAACTGATCTACTCGG GTTACACAGCCGGTCAGTACTACGCCTCTCCTCTTGGTGGACCAGCAAACACACTCTGCCTCCCAAACAACCCCGAGATACCAACATCATCTTATACTTATCATACAATCGACCTTTATGGTACAGAATACGAAACTAATTATTTCCGAAACAACTCGCAGGATGAAGACATGCCATGTGCTTTGTGCAGAAATAATGGTTCGTCGTCTTCTGTGATGATTCCAGGCCGTCGAACATGTTATGCTGGTTGGAATGTGGAATATACGGGTATGCTGGCGGCAGGAAGTCATAGTCATAGTGCTTCAAACTTTATTTGTGTAGATAACGATCCTGAGTATATTCGATCTGGAAAAGCTAGCGATAATGGCCATTTGATGTATGTAGTAAATACCAAATGTGGTTCGTTGCCATGCCCACCATACGAGGAAAATCGTCAAGTTTATTGTGTTGTTTGCtccaaataa